The following is a genomic window from Pan paniscus chromosome 6, NHGRI_mPanPan1-v2.0_pri, whole genome shotgun sequence.
TGCAAATTTgaactccagaaaagcagagcttCCTAACAATGGGACTTCCACAGCAATGGGATCTGCTTCCTCTTTCAGTGTGTGCCTTTTCTATGAGCGAGAGACTCCTAGGAAAGCAGCAGCCCATTAGGAAAATGTGTGGGAACTCACTCGcaggttctttattttttttgagatggagttttgctcttgttgcccaggctggagcacaatggtgcgatcttggctccctgcaacctgcgcaccatgagttcaagtgattctccagcgccctctcctgagtagctgcgattacaggcatccaccaccatgcctggctaattttttgtatttttagtagagatggggtttcaccatgttgtccaggctggtctcaaactcctgacctcaagtgatccacccactttggcctcccaaagtgctgggattacaggcatgagccaccgagcccaccGGGAACCCACGGGTTTTTTGGATGGTCTCTGAATGtcatgtaacttttattttttattaaaaaatttttttttgacacaatatcttgctgtgttgcccagactggagtgcaggggcaagatcatggctcactgcagcttctaactcctgggctcaagtgatcttcctgtcacatgagtctcccaagtagttggaacacaggtgccagccaccacacctggctaatttggtttggttttgtttttttagagatgggctcttgctatgttgcctatactggtcttgaactgctggcctcaggcaatcttcctcccttggccacccaaagtgctgggattacaagcatgagccactgtgcacagctgaaATTTTCAACTTAGTCTTTTTGTACATGTGACATTTTATTCATAGAATCCATACATGGAAGGGAAATTTCTGAGTTCAGAGCAATACATATGATACAAGACTTGATATATAGACTAGAGTTTCTTAGCCTAACTGGAGGGGCTGGCTTAGGTAATCCATGGATTCCCTGAAATTGGGGACACCATTGGAAATATGTGTGAGCTAAGGGGCAGTTTCCTATGATTTTTAGGCCTCAAAATGTCTCTTGGACTCAAAATTGCCTTAGGGCAGAGGACGTGTGTACCCCCAGTATAGAATCTCGGACAGTGAATGTGAGTAAACATTCGGCAGAAAAGCTCTGCCAAACTGAGTGCTCTCATGTGACTTTTTCATCAAGTCAGTATTCCTGGGAtctcttgtacatgataatctcgctcttgtacatgataatctcactcttgtacatgataatctcactcttATAAGGTTTCATCATTTCTGCTTACCCTagttttctttcccactctgttccCTCTCCCACCAGACTGGACTCTGAAATGGGCATGTACAGAGACGAAGAGACCCCAACATGCTTCAGGCTTTGAGTGGAGAGGACAAAGCCTCTGCTGGGACACGGAACAGAGGGATGTGGAGTCCCTGAAGATGCTTTTGGACAATGGTCTGAGGTTGGGACAGTGGCAGGAGATACCATTCACCCAGGATCTCCAGGACAAGAGATCAGAATGGCAGTTACAAGTGTTTTTTTTCAAACTGGTTGCCAGGTTGGCATGAGCCATGACATCAGAGATTCCGACCTTCCTGATTGGAGGGACCGGACTCCGTGGTGCCTGGAGGTCAGTTGGACAACAGTATCTTCTCAGAGCTGTTCTCCACTCCTGACTTCTCCTAGGCTTGAGAATTGATAACATACTCCTCTGGATCCTAGCAGTGTCCAGAAGAAGGCCATGGACAGAACGGAGACTAGGTTCCATAAGAGGGGACAGATTACGGGAAAGATCATGACCAGCCGTCAACCGCACCCCCAGAATGAGCAGAGTCCCCAGCGGAGCACCTCGGGGTACCCCCTCCAGGAGGTGGTGGATGATGAAGTGTTGGGACCATCAGGTGAGGGGACTGGTGGAAGAAGAGGTGGCATAGGATTGACTAAGACGAAGGaagggggccgggtgtggtggctcacgcctgtaaccccagcactttgggaggccgaggcgggcggatcacctgaggtcaggagttgaaggccagcctggccaatatggtgaaaccccatctctactaaaagtataaaaattagccaagtggtagtggtgcacacctgtaatcccagctactcaggaggctgagacaggagaatcacttgagactgggaggaagaggttgcagtgagctgagatcacactactgcactccaaaagaaaaaaaaaaaaaaagaaaagaagggtcaGCGGTCAGGAAGGAGAACCTGAGGAGGGTGTGTGGGAAGAATGgagaaattcaggctgggtgcggtggctcacacctgtaaccccagaactttgggaggccaaggcaggtggatcacttgaggtcaggagtttgagaccagcctggccaacatggtgaaaccctgtctctactaaaagtacaaaattgagctgggcattatggcaggcacctgtaatcccagctacctgagaggctgaggcagaagaataaatggaatccaggagatggatgttgcagtgagctgagattgcaccactacactccagcctgggtgacaaagcaagactctgtgtcaaaacaaaacaaaacaaaacaaaaaaggagggactcagagagccagggaccagggaaggaCATGAAGCAGTGTtcggaggacagagagagagaagaatggggaggggaaggagcggCACATGGGGTTGAGCAGAGGACAAAATCAGAAAGATGGCTTAGAGAAGCCAGCAGTCTGCGAGtctggggaggatggagagtggttTGGGGTTTGGGGTCGGGGTCTAAGGTGATCAGATGCAGAAGCATTACACGGCGGCCTGGTTTCTTTACTCAGCCCCTGGGGTAGATCCCAGCCCCCCATGTAGGTCCCTtggctggaaaaggaagagggagtggTCAGATGAATCTGCGGAGGAGCTGGAGAAGGAGCTCgcccctgagcctgaggagaCCTGGGTAGTGGAGATGCCATGCGGGCTCACGATGAAGCTGAAGCAACAGCGAGTGTCACCCATCCTCCCTGAGCACCACAAGGACTTCAACAGTCAGCTTGGTAGGAGGACACCCCAGAGAGCAGCTCCAATCCTGTTCTTTCTAAAAAGAGGAAACTTCCAATAaccacacttttccaatgggaaaGATACGCCCCCAGTGGGTGAGCTCTCCACGCAGGAGGACTCAGAAGTGATCACTCATGAGGGACACTTAGGAGACGATAGAGGACTAGGCTAGACTTGATAAAGGTTGGCGCTTGGGATGAGAAAGCTTGGTTTCGGGCCAGGTGCAGTTCCTCACGCCTGagatcctagcacgttgggaggctgaggcaagaggattgcttgaactcaggactttgaggctgcagtgagctatgactgcaccactgcactccagcctgggtgacagagcaaaaccctgtgtcaaaagaaaaacgaaggccgggtgtggtagctcatgcctgtaatcccattactttgggaggctgagatgggtggatcacttgaggtcgagaCCAACCAGAGCGATATAGCGAAACCTCATttatactaacaatacaaaaattagccaggcatgcctgttatcccagctactcgggaggctgagacaggataatcgcttgaacccaggtggaagAGGCTGCtttgagccaagatagcaccactgcattccattctgggtgagagagtgagacgctgtctcaaaaaaaaaaaaaaaaaaaaaaaggaaggaagggcccAGAAGTCAGGAAGGAGCACGTGAGGAGGGTGTGTGGGAAGAATGGAGGTActcaggcagggtgcagtggctcacacctgtaatcccagcactttgggaggccaggcaggcagatcacttgaggccaggagttggagaccagcctggccaacatggtgaaaccctgtctcttctagaagcacaaaaatgagctgggcgttctggtgggcacctgtaatcccagctacttgggaggcttaggcaggagaatcactggaacccaggaggcagaggttgcagtgagccaagatcgcaccactacactccagcctaggccacaaagGAAGACTgtttctcaacaacaacaacaacaacaacaacaacaacaacaaaaaaaaaaaaagggactcagacagccagggaccagggaaggaTATGAGGAAGTGTTCTGAGGACAGAGAAACGGGAgaatggggaggagaaggagcgGCACATGGAGCTCAGCAGAGGagacagacagaaggaaagatggcttggagaagccagcagtctgcgaggctggggaggatggagagtggttTGGGGTTTTGGGTCGGGCTCTAGTGTGATCAACTGCAGAAGCATTACACCGTGGCCTGGTTTCTTTACTCAGCCCCTGGGGTAGATCCCAGCCCCCCGCATAGGTCCTTTTGCTGGAAAAGGAAGATGGAGTGGTGGGACGAATCTGAGGAGTCGGAGGAGGAGCTACGGAAGGTGCTCgcccctgagcctgaggagaTCTGGGTGGCGGAGATGCTGTGTGGCCTCAAGATGAAGCTGAAGCGACGGCGAGTGTCGCTCGTGCTCCCTGAGCACCACGAGGCCTTCAACAGGCTGCTTGGTAGGAAGACACCCCAGAGAGCACCTCCAATCCTGTTCTTTCCAAAAAcaggaaacttccaataaccacacttttccaatgggaaaaatatgCTCCAGTGGGTGAGCTCTCCATGTGGGAGGAATGTGAAGTGATCACTCATGAGGGACACTTAGGAGATGATAAAGGATTAGGTCAACTTGATAAAGGTCAGCGCTTGGGATAAGAAAGCTtggttttgggccaggcgcggtggctcccgcctgagatcccagcacgttgggaggctgaggcaagacgattgcttgaactcaggactttgaggctgcagtgagctatgactacaccactgcactccagcctgggtgacagagcaaaaccctgtctcaaaagaaaaaccaaggctgggcacagtagctcatgcatgtaatcccagctactcgggaggctgagacaggagaatcgcttaaacctgggaggcagaggttgcagtgagccaagatcaggccactgcattccagcctggcccacagagcaagactctgtctcaaaataaattaataaataaataaaaataaaaatcaaataaagaaaaacaaaatcaataaacaaagaaagtggtttcagcTGTGCCCTCTGAAACTTAATGTCTCTTACTGACTTTTCTAAACCTAAGTGTCTCCATCCATAGTGGGGGATACCAAGGCCATGGTCACACCCTGATGTGACTGTCTCATGAGGAAATGATGGGAATTCCTTTATGACTCTGCAGTGGTCCCTCCGTGTCTGCTGGAGGGGGTCCTGGCTGATTCCCAGCTCTACATCCTGTAGATTCTCACACCCAGGGCCTCCGGCCTCTTCTCAGGGGAGTCTCAGAGCAGGAGCCTCTCTCCCTTGCCCAGTGAaagtcattctcccctctcccatccaccTCACCCGCGGCCACAATCCTGAGACCTCCCCCCGGGAGGCACACTTCTCCTCGCTGCCCTGCTGCTCCCACGGAAACCCTGTCCTGCTTCTCACACTGACATCTGCTCTCTAATCACAGAGGATCCTGTCATTAAAAGATTCCTGGCCTGGGACAAAGATCTGAGGGTGTCGGACAAGGTAAGGTTGTTCTCCATGTAACTGTTCCTGTTCCAACGCATGGCTGGGCGGAGGGCGCAGCTTCCAAACCCACAGttctccctccaccacctcccaccagatgctcctacagtcttttttttttttttttttttttgtgagacagagtcttgctctgttgcccaggctggagggcagtgtctcgatcttgactcactgcagccgatgcctcccgggttcaagcgattctcctgcctcagcctccaagcagctgggattacagacatgaaccaccacgcctggctaatttttgtgtttttagtagaaacggggttttgccatgttggccaggttggtcctgaacacctgacctcaggcgatccacccgccttggcctcccaaagtgctgagattacagacgtcagccactgtgcccgaccagctCCCATGGTCTTGAGTCTTGGcacccacaaatttttttttttgtgagacagagtctagctctgctccccaggatggagtgcagtggcatgatcatagctcattgcagcctctaattcctgggctgaagcaatcttctttcctcagcctcctgaggagctgggactaggcacatgccaccatgctcaactaatttttgaaatgtttgtagaaacagggtctcactatgttgcccaggttgttctccaactgttgggctcacatgatcctcctgtctccacctctcaaaaag
Proteins encoded in this region:
- the LOC117978811 gene encoding speedy protein E5-like; the protein is MDRTETRFHKRGQITGKIMTSRQPHPQNEQSPQRSTSGYPLQEVVDDEVLGPSAPGVDPSPPCRSLGWKRKREWSDESAEELEKELAPEPEETWVVEMPCGLTMKLKQQRVSPILPEHHKDFNSQLAPGVDPSPPHRSFCWKRKMEWWDESEESEEELRKVLAPEPEEIWVAEMLCGLKMKLKRRRVSLVLPEHHEAFNRLLEDPVIKRFLAWDKDLRVSDKYLLAMVIAYFSRAGFPSWLYQRIHFFLALYLANDMEEDDEDSKQNIFHFLYGKNRSRIPLLRKRWFQLGRSMNPRARKNRSRIPLLRKRRFQLRRCMNPRARKNRSQIVLFQKRRFHFFCSMSGRAWVSPEELEEIQAYDPEHWVWARDRARLA